A window of Nicotiana tabacum cultivar K326 chromosome 24, ASM71507v2, whole genome shotgun sequence contains these coding sequences:
- the LOC142178012 gene encoding uncharacterized protein LOC142178012 translates to MLEDARLASFTQILYTNPPEILHPIVVSWPFDAWRLDVIGPPPKSSGGHLYIFAATDYFLDRAEAVALKEVKKENVANFIRQCNSSMYYVAANELAEAFNKTLCNLLKKVISKSKKDWHDRMKEALWVYRTTHRTPTRATPYSLIYGVEAVLPLERQIPSL, encoded by the exons atgctcgaagatgcaaggcttgccaGTTTCACGCAAATTTTATACACCAATCCACCTGAAATATTACACCCTATTGTTGTATCTTGGCCATTTGATGCTTGGCGATTAGATGTCATTGGACCACCTCCAAAATCTTCTGGAGGACATCTATACATCTTTGCTGCAACTGATTACTTCTTAGATAGGGCCGAGGCTGTCGCTCTCAAGGAAGTGAAGAAGGAGAATGTTGCAAACTTCATTCGT CAATGTAATTCGTCAATGTATTATGTTGCTGCAAATGAACTAGCCGAAGCATTTAACAAGACACtttgcaacttgttaaagaaggTCATCTCCAAGTCTAAAAAAGATTGGCATGACAGAATGAAAGAAGCTTTGTGGGTATATCGGACGACTCATCGCACGCCGACACGAGCAACTCCTTATTCTCTTATTTATGGAGTCGAAGCAGTTCTTCCTCTTGAGCGTCAAATACCATCCTTGTGA